Proteins found in one Elephas maximus indicus isolate mEleMax1 chromosome 11, mEleMax1 primary haplotype, whole genome shotgun sequence genomic segment:
- the LOC126086053 gene encoding zinc finger protein 613-like isoform X3, which yields MVKAEDSLRFSDVAVKFTWEEWQLLDPAQKDLYWDVMLENYNNLMSIGYQVSKPDALSRLEQEQPWTILDESHSGIFSEIRKADDRLLGYSQKERRMDIMEQCYEYNALETIVQQHKIQFPLRENHDMFDLCDKTLKSNLTSAAVNQSNSNEVVNSTEHNGDEKTFLHADHEQFCNEMKFPESRKSNSTKSQLIKHQKTHKIEKPHVCSECGKTFIRKSFLIEHLVIHTGEKPYRCSLCGETFFKKFKLIEHHHTTHKGQKPYKCTECDKAYLHKSQLNKHQKTHMAEKPYICCECGKGFIQKTHLTIHHRTHTGEKPYICSECGKGFNQKGSLIIHQRTHTGEKPYICSECGKGFIQKGDLTIHQRTHTGEKPYICSECGKGFNQKGSLIIHQRTHTGEKPYVCGECGKSFSQKSYLIAHQRFHTGKIPFSCSECGKSYSQKATLIRHRKIHTGEKPFQCNECWKAFQTKPKLIVHQRSHTGETPDGSNGYGQTFAYASNFYSHKRKHKREKHVDSIKVENHSTASHSSSHTSDLIQEKSPVSTVTVQIPSVAAETANICGPLTNRNIVRGPLTNRNIVLVGQPVARCEPSGDNREFVQERNLMNAVNVVVPSLLNCVLFYVT from the exons CAGCGATGTGGCTGTGAAGTTCACCTGGGAGGAGTGGCAGCTCCTGGACCCTGCTCAGAAGGACCTATACTGGGACGTTATGTTGGAGAACTATAACAATCTGATGTCCATTG GGTATCAAGTTAGCAAACCGGATGCACTCTCCAGGTTGGAACAAGAACAACCATGGACTATATTAGATGAAAGCCATAGTGGAATCTTTTCAG AAATCCGGAAAGCTGATGATCGTCTGCTTGGATactcacaaaaagaaagaaggatgGACATAATGGAGCAATGCTATGAATATAATGCCTTGGAAACTATCGTCCAGCAGCACAAAATTCAGTTTCCTTTAAGGGAAAATCATGATATGTTTGACTTATGTGACAAAACTCTGAAATCAAATTTAACTTCAGCGGCAGTTAACCAGAGCAATAGCAATGAAGTAGTGAACTCTACTGAGCATAATGGAGATGAGAAAACCTTTCTCCATGCTGATCACGAGCAATTTTGTAATGAAATGAAATTTCCTGAGAGTCGAAAATCAAATAGCACCAAGTCCCAACTCATTAAGCATCAGAAAACTCACAAAATAGAAAAACCACATGTATGTagtgaatgtgggaaaaccttcatTAGGAAGTCTTTCCTCATTGAGCATCTAGTCAttcatacaggagagaaaccGTATAGATGCAGCCTATGTGGGGAAACCTTCTTTAAAAAGTTCAAGCTCATTGAACATCATCACACAACTCATAAAGGACAAAAACCTTATAAATGCACAGAATGTGACAAAGCCTATCTCCATAAATCACAGCTCAATAAACATCAGAAAACTCATATGGCAGAGAAACCATATATATGCTGTGAATGTGGAAAAGGCTTCATCCAGAAGACACATCTCACTATTCATCACAgaactcatactggagagaaaccctatataTGCAGTGAATGTGGTAAAGGCTTTAACCAGAAGGGAAGTCTCATTATTCATCAGCgaactcatactggagagaaaccctatatatgcagtgaatgtgggaaagGCTTCATCCAGAAGGGAGATCTCACTATTCATCAGCgaactcatactggagagaaaccctatatcTGCAGTGAATGTGGAAAAGGCTTCAACCAGAAGGGAAGTCTCATTATCCATCAGCgaactcatactggagagaaaccctatgtatGTGGTGAGTGTGGTAAAAGCTTCAGTCAGAAGTCTTACCTCATAGCACATCAGAGGTTTCACACGGGGAAGATTCCCTTTTCGTGCAGTGAATGTGGAAAATCTTATTCCCAGAAGGCAACTCTCATCAGGCATCGAAAaattcacacaggagagaaacccttTCAATGCAATGAATGTTGGAAAGCCTTCCAAACGAAGCCAAAGCTCATTGTGCATCAAAGATCTCATACAGGAGAGACACCAGATGGCTCCAATGGCTATGGACAAACTTTTGCCTATGCTTCTAACTTTTATtcacataaaagaaaacacaaaagagaGAAACATGTAGACTCAATCAAGGTAGAAAATCATTCCACAGCAAGTCACAGCTCATCACACACCAGTGATCTCATCCAGGAAAAAAGCCCTGTTAGTACAGTGACTGTGCAAATACCTTCTGTGGCAGCTGAGACAGCAAACATCTGTGGGCCCCTAACTAATAGGAACATAGTCCGTGGGCCCCTAACTAATAGGAACATAGTCCTTGTGGGACAACCTGTTGCCAGATGTGAACCCTCAGGAGATAACAGAGAATTTGtacaggagagaaaccttatgaatgcagTGAATGTGGTAGTGCCTTCACTGCTCAATTGCGTCTTATTTTATGTCACATAA
- the LOC126086053 gene encoding zinc finger protein 613-like isoform X2, whose translation MEISSLNRMLLIQDSLRFSDVAVKFTWEEWQLLDPAQKDLYWDVMLENYNNLMSIGYQVSKPDALSRLEQEQPWTILDESHSGIFSEIRKADDRLLGYSQKERRMDIMEQCYEYNALETIVQQHKIQFPLRENHDMFDLCDKTLKSNLTSAAVNQSNSNEVVNSTEHNGDEKTFLHADHEQFCNEMKFPESRKSNSTKSQLIKHQKTHKIEKPHVCSECGKTFIRKSFLIEHLVIHTGEKPYRCSLCGETFFKKFKLIEHHHTTHKGQKPYKCTECDKAYLHKSQLNKHQKTHMAEKPYICCECGKGFIQKTHLTIHHRTHTGEKPYICSECGKGFNQKGSLIIHQRTHTGEKPYICSECGKGFIQKGDLTIHQRTHTGEKPYICSECGKGFNQKGSLIIHQRTHTGEKPYVCGECGKSFSQKSYLIAHQRFHTGKIPFSCSECGKSYSQKATLIRHRKIHTGEKPFQCNECWKAFQTKPKLIVHQRSHTGETPDGSNGYGQTFAYASNFYSHKRKHKREKHVDSIKVENHSTASHSSSHTSDLIQEKSPVSTVTVQIPSVAAETANICGPLTNRNIVRGPLTNRNIVLVGQPVARCEPSGDNREFVQERNLMNAVNVVVPSLLNCVLFYVT comes from the exons CAGCGATGTGGCTGTGAAGTTCACCTGGGAGGAGTGGCAGCTCCTGGACCCTGCTCAGAAGGACCTATACTGGGACGTTATGTTGGAGAACTATAACAATCTGATGTCCATTG GGTATCAAGTTAGCAAACCGGATGCACTCTCCAGGTTGGAACAAGAACAACCATGGACTATATTAGATGAAAGCCATAGTGGAATCTTTTCAG AAATCCGGAAAGCTGATGATCGTCTGCTTGGATactcacaaaaagaaagaaggatgGACATAATGGAGCAATGCTATGAATATAATGCCTTGGAAACTATCGTCCAGCAGCACAAAATTCAGTTTCCTTTAAGGGAAAATCATGATATGTTTGACTTATGTGACAAAACTCTGAAATCAAATTTAACTTCAGCGGCAGTTAACCAGAGCAATAGCAATGAAGTAGTGAACTCTACTGAGCATAATGGAGATGAGAAAACCTTTCTCCATGCTGATCACGAGCAATTTTGTAATGAAATGAAATTTCCTGAGAGTCGAAAATCAAATAGCACCAAGTCCCAACTCATTAAGCATCAGAAAACTCACAAAATAGAAAAACCACATGTATGTagtgaatgtgggaaaaccttcatTAGGAAGTCTTTCCTCATTGAGCATCTAGTCAttcatacaggagagaaaccGTATAGATGCAGCCTATGTGGGGAAACCTTCTTTAAAAAGTTCAAGCTCATTGAACATCATCACACAACTCATAAAGGACAAAAACCTTATAAATGCACAGAATGTGACAAAGCCTATCTCCATAAATCACAGCTCAATAAACATCAGAAAACTCATATGGCAGAGAAACCATATATATGCTGTGAATGTGGAAAAGGCTTCATCCAGAAGACACATCTCACTATTCATCACAgaactcatactggagagaaaccctatataTGCAGTGAATGTGGTAAAGGCTTTAACCAGAAGGGAAGTCTCATTATTCATCAGCgaactcatactggagagaaaccctatatatgcagtgaatgtgggaaagGCTTCATCCAGAAGGGAGATCTCACTATTCATCAGCgaactcatactggagagaaaccctatatcTGCAGTGAATGTGGAAAAGGCTTCAACCAGAAGGGAAGTCTCATTATCCATCAGCgaactcatactggagagaaaccctatgtatGTGGTGAGTGTGGTAAAAGCTTCAGTCAGAAGTCTTACCTCATAGCACATCAGAGGTTTCACACGGGGAAGATTCCCTTTTCGTGCAGTGAATGTGGAAAATCTTATTCCCAGAAGGCAACTCTCATCAGGCATCGAAAaattcacacaggagagaaacccttTCAATGCAATGAATGTTGGAAAGCCTTCCAAACGAAGCCAAAGCTCATTGTGCATCAAAGATCTCATACAGGAGAGACACCAGATGGCTCCAATGGCTATGGACAAACTTTTGCCTATGCTTCTAACTTTTATtcacataaaagaaaacacaaaagagaGAAACATGTAGACTCAATCAAGGTAGAAAATCATTCCACAGCAAGTCACAGCTCATCACACACCAGTGATCTCATCCAGGAAAAAAGCCCTGTTAGTACAGTGACTGTGCAAATACCTTCTGTGGCAGCTGAGACAGCAAACATCTGTGGGCCCCTAACTAATAGGAACATAGTCCGTGGGCCCCTAACTAATAGGAACATAGTCCTTGTGGGACAACCTGTTGCCAGATGTGAACCCTCAGGAGATAACAGAGAATTTGtacaggagagaaaccttatgaatgcagTGAATGTGGTAGTGCCTTCACTGCTCAATTGCGTCTTATTTTATGTCACATAA